Below is a genomic region from Aedes aegypti strain LVP_AGWG unplaced genomic scaffold, AaegL5.0 Primary Assembly AGWG_AaegL5_hic_scaff_793_PBJ_arrow, whole genome shotgun sequence.
atcagatatttatcattttctacagcctaatttaataatacctacattgggttgtaacaaaaatttgatcttgggatgttgatttgcctcctaatcatagtttcgacaatagtcacatgcttactatcccttatggcagtgttgctgattctattgtctatcgctcatcagtttcgcgccacccggcagggacttggtcctatgtacccaatactctgctgtgtcttaacttcacgcaatacattctgtagatgtgtgatacagtatgcggaatattatgatttatcacttcgttcagatggaaaattctgttatggtaccatattcacatatcagataactcccacctggaacgatgtaatacatcggagacatgtagattcagatgtatgtatacgatctatgcctagttcggctctgatcgacaggcaatcagtgtattcagtttttcaactagcttgaagcgatgaacgtttcaagacaagctctccactatatctgctagcaatcaccggtcgtcgatagacatttcggttcttttctgctaaagatagatccgattgtatgccaaagactatggctcatgcttttcaatacagctggaaaaacaagaactacacccagcaccaaatagtacataactatgaggcggaccggaaggtttgatgagcaatccccaccatttgaccaccggtgaagttgccctaatATTAATTCTGAAATGTGGCTCGCGTTTTAGAAAGGTTTGGCAGACCTGTTCTAGAGTAACATTTGAAGAAATCGGTAGAAgatctacagcaaaaaaaatcaaacttttcaGAATTCATTATGCTTAACCCATGCTTGTTTTGGACATAAACGGGAAATATCCTCAGTGAGGCCCTGGCAGAATCTGTGCTTGGAGCTCTGCAGTGACCACATAAGTTGATATTAAGTTGATTCTTCAGTTATTGACATGCTCCTTTTTATAATCAACTGAGGGTGGTTTTAAAAAtgaatggaaattgacgaaatggtaGCTATTTGcaaatgccttgtcggaggtCGGGTAcgcaaaggttatttttattttttgtttctttattatgTGAATTTTAGCACATAGGCCTTTTCATCtaacaggtccgtctatgcatttgtttacatcggtggaggaccggtgcatacacggggctgtcattttcatagaactgTCAAGAGCTTCccgaataggccttttcacatatggctagttcttcacctGACTGggaatgagcctctgtacgtgccataaattcttttgttctcatgacttttactgtgcgccgtgtgttggtgctgtctcgctctctcacAGGCAACTtaaaaacagggcgcacagtaaaagtcaaacgttttatagcatgcataggctcatgccAGATGGGCATCCCACGAAAAATGAGTAAAGAaggcactatgggcgatcaggtggccaatattcgaaaaaatgacttgttctgatcgtttttttttttttttttgtacatcatTCTATAGTAAACACTTTTATTAAGTTATTCCTGGAATATCAGGGCAcgatcttttatattttaattgatacAGTAGGTCAAAGTTAAAGTTTTTAAGATAAATGAAGAATTCAGTGCACACACAAGgtacacattgaatacaatatactgcataatcgtaatattttatacaaatctttatacactgtctgaaagcttattcaaaaagctatctttgaaaaataaaatgaaataaaaattcgtacttttggtcgaaaaaatatatttgattctatatcgaaactttacacatcccatacttttttgtcccaggCTGAAATGtatttccaagggtactttgagatgtaaagaTCTATTAAAAAcagttaaaaaataatttagagaATAACTGAGTAccgctaaatcattcatatcatcatttataAGTAAGATCTatcatttataatggtttgcacaacgttaatcgcataaatggcttatatgcatcattagtaacaaaacttattatttagCTATAggtcctattcaaaagttagtctcgaaaacttgtttttgaaaataaaacatcaaatttgtatcacaaaactcataaatacgacatgaaacgcaaaaaaatattttggccgccagtctgtatggaaaccgcccatagtggaaGGATGGcctgaggggccagcctttgaGCCCAACCATGGGGTCTCACCATTGTGGGTTTTTAAGGTTTTTAACGTAGGACGATGAGGACGATAGACACAACTTATAAAAAGGGTACGTGCGCCTTTGCTAGGCCGACTTCTGCAGCCGAGAAGAAGAGAAATAATCGTTGACATGGTTGCGAGTGATAACTTTGTTGTTGGATGGATCTTACCCCCGAAATCGAAATCTTTCAGGGAGCCGAACGTAAAGGTTAAGTCGATTAGGAAAAGCTGTTTGCCGAGGCTATTTCAGCCGCATTTGTTAAATTGCATATGCACTGACCCTTCTCTAATATTGGTAGGTGGTTCTTAGGGTAAAGGGTCTGAGGCCATGGCCTGTACATTCTGAATGGGCTTGTTTTAGTGGGTCGGCAGAGATGCGCCAGCCCCACACTTCGTATGTCTGCATCTACTAGTAATTTGTAAGATTCTATGCCTAATACCAAACGGTATCGCTTGTCATAAATTTGATTGCCTCTTAGGGCCTCAATCTAGACTAAAATGTTTTGTACTCGTTCATTAACGTAGTCGAATGAAATCTTTTCAAatcatttcaatcaaaatactcACGGATTACTCTCATCCCCGGTGGTATCCAtgggttcatccttcgccggcCCCACCTTTCCGTCGCCCCGCTTACTATCGATCAAGATCCTCAGCATACCGATCAATCGCATCAGTACCCGCGTTCTCCACTTGGTGTTGGTTGACTGTTTGTTCAAGCTCAACGTCAGCGTCCGCTCCGGTTTGGATTCGCTTCGCAGCTTGGAGATCATATCCAGGAACTGCGGGAAAATCTTGTCCCTGTTCAGCAGCACCAACTGTGGCAAATGCTGCAGAAAGGTGTCCAACAGGAGCAACGAGTCCTCCTGAATTCTCGGCTGGATGTGGGTCATCGCACACCGGAGGAACGACAGCAGAACATCGAAGAAGGGAAGCACGTTCTCCTGGCCGGCGGCGGCGAACAGCAGCCCCAGGGTTTTGTAGCAATCTCGCCGAACATCTCGTTCGATGTCGATGGAAATACTGGCGATCGATTTGATGGCCGTACTCAAGTGATTGTCCGTCACCTCGGTGGGCAGTTTAGCGAGGATTTCTCGCAGACCTCGGAGGCCTTCACATTTGGCCGTCGGATTGGTGTGCTTCAATTTTGCAAGGCAGTCCTGTCAGAAGCAAATTACAGTGATTAAATTCTTTGtgcatgattttcataaaaatatgtttaaatataATTCGTATAAATTATTTGTTCCAATGCTAAAACACAAGTAGTGATGACCCAGACTCACCTTAACGGTCAGACTCCGACTGGAGAGGACATTCGCATCCGTAAGATTCCGTTGCTTGATCTGATCCGGTATGACGATTTTGCGCACTTTGAAATTGGTTTTCGTCACATTGGTACCCTTCGGAAGTTTTGCCCCTTTGAGCGAACTTTTCAGTTTGATTTTACTCTTTTCCGCTTTCTTAAATTTTCTCGAATTTCCACCCATTTTCCTTGTGAAAATCTGCAAAATTTCCCGCAAATCGAACTCCTGAACACGACGCACTAACGTATCAAAACAAATAAACGCAAGCACGTGTCGCCGTCGTGAAATCTGACAGCATGCATGCTGTCAGTGCAACAGTGTCAAAAAAGTGCATCCCAACCAATACAAACCGACTCCAGCTGATTGAACGCGAAGTCATTTTACATAACTTTTGAGGTAAGTTCGGATTTTCCATCATTTTACTGTATTTTAACGTTAATTTTACATCGATTTTAGGGCACGTGCCGCAGCATAAACGAACCATGGGCGGTTGGATGATGGAAATCGGCAGGATGGCCCTCTACATGACGTTCCCGGTGGCAATGTTCCACTGGTTCAATCAGCCGGAGTATTTTGAGAAGTGGGTGACGGAAACGAAGCGCCAGATCTATCCTCCGGAGAACAAGGAACACCGGGAGGCCGTGGAGAACTGCATCCGGACGCTGCGGGAGAAGAAAGACCGGGAGCTGCTTGCGGCGCTGGAAGAGCTGGAACAGAAGGAAAAACAGTAGAGTGGTGGATGGTTCTTGTATAAAATAGAGAATAAATTGGTTTATTTAATTAAGGAAGTTACTGTTTTATTAATATGGTCACTGGCAGAAACCGAGGAAGGTTTTTAAATTATAATGAATAGGAAACCTTGGGAAAAATTGACGTAGTAATTATGGCATATTGAGCACATACCGAGTGCGGGACTACGTTGGAACCATGTGGCGCTTTCACTGCCTTTGTTCAGCATGAGATAACAAATTAGTGCgatgaagacaccaaaccgatccgACGtatcgttttgactcatatt
It encodes:
- the LOC5567496 gene encoding protein PET100 homolog, mitochondrial, encoding MGGWMMEIGRMALYMTFPVAMFHWFNQPEYFEKWVTETKRQIYPPENKEHREAVENCIRTLREKKDRELLAALEELEQKEKQ